Proteins encoded in a region of the Raphanus sativus cultivar WK10039 unplaced genomic scaffold, ASM80110v3 Scaffold2065, whole genome shotgun sequence genome:
- the LOC108807659 gene encoding uncharacterized protein LOC108807659, whose translation MDWFKNSSKQSSSSLQIGGGSSTAHPSPHISKGKQIVQGHGEVFTHFISLPLAIYPELKQKVETFRNSILGNDHDKKPLKFQSTLDEMGIEKSMFISPNSLHLTVVMLKLENKEAVDAAQDILKSVSTSVRHALDNRPVFIRLKGLDCMNGSLDKTRVLYAPVEEVGGEGRLLRACNIIIGAFVNAGFAGKDAKSRLKLHVTMMNATYRRDKSKGMTFDAREIHKEFGRKDWGEYLIREAQISKRFWYDSKGYFHSCGSLLFPHK comes from the exons ATGG ATTGGTTCAAGAACTCGTCAAAGCAGAGCTCATCATCACTACAGATTGGCGGGGGATCTTCCACTGCTCATCCCAGTCCACATATCTCCAAAGGCAAGCAG ATTGTACAAGGTCACGGAGAAGTGTTTACGCACTTTATATCACTTCCATTAGCCATATACCCTGAGCTGAAACAAAAGGTTGAGACTTTTCGGAATTCTATATTGGGTAACGATCATGATAAGAAGCCTTTGAAGTTTCAGAGTACTTTAGATG AAATGGGAATCGAAAAATCGATGTTTATTTCGCCAAACAGTTTACACTTGACTGTGGTTATGCTAAAGTTAGAGAACAAGGAAGCTGTGGATGCAGCTCAGGATATACTTAAG AGTGTTTCTACAAGTGTGAGGCATGCTTTGGATAACCGACCTGTCTTCATACGACTTAAAGGATTG GATTGTATGAATGGATCTTTAGACAAAACGCGCGTGCTCTATGCACCTGTTGAAGAAGTTGGGGGTGAAGGCCGGCTGCTAAGGGCTTGTA ATATAATCATTGGTGCATTTGTGAATGCTGGATTTGCTGGGAAAGATGCAAAGTCACGCTTGAAG CTACATGTCACCATGATGAATGCAACCTACAGAAGGGATAAAAGCAAAGGGATGACTTTTGATGCGCGAGAGATACACAAGGAATTTGGGAGAAAGGATTGGGGTGAGTATCTAATTAGAGAAGCTCAGATCTCAAAACGATTTTGGTATGATTCGAAAGGCTACTTCCATTCTTGTGGTTCACTACTTTTTCCACATAAGTGA
- the LOC108806684 gene encoding uncharacterized protein LOC108806684, with protein MERVVAMNNSNNNNNGGQQSPWHSSHSPKTPTTTMLDRALSFRRPHSDADLSYSGESGAADESKTKRPHIYLLASNFVSRIGHQWWPCLVIALLFLALLFLISFAFRSTSFVCISRFDPVARIGFFGLDGLESDFGALGVPWCRSKHGKEVEWTSKDLLKALEEFVPIYETRPIKNNMHGMGFDHSFGLWFMARWLKPALMIESGAFKGHSTWVMRQAMPDTPIISLTPRHPEKYLKKGPAYVDGNCTYFAGKDFVDFGSVEWKNVLRKHGVTDLSRVVVFFDDHQNELKRLKQALKAGFQHLIFEDNYDTGTGDHYSLRHICDQSYIKGGGHSCFKDSDEARIRSKRKRFWEKAVDTEELCGLGETWWGVRGEMRDDFNHTNTQISHNQHFQNSRYVESILDAYWELPPVAGPSLTHQSRYDPARSTPPIVADGKRRLFQRLGLGRLDKSVFNGYTQMVYLQISKPGS; from the exons ATGGAAAGAGTAGTAGCGAtgaacaacagcaacaacaacaacaacgggGGGCAACAATCACCGTGGCACTCCTCTCACTCCCCCAAAACTCCGACGACGACGATGCTCGATCGCGCTCTCTCCTTCCGCCGTCCTCACTCCGACGCCGATCTCTCTTACTCCGGCGAATCCGGCGCCGCCGACGAATCAAAGACCAAGCGTCCCCACATCTACCTCCTCGCCTCCAATTTCGTCTCCCGGATCGGGCACCAGTGGTGGCCTTGCCTCGTCATCGCTCTCCTCTTCCTCGCCCTCCTCTTCCTCATCTCCTTCGCATTCCGCTCCACCAGCTTCGTCTGCATCTCCCGCTTCGATCCCGTCGCTCGGATCGGTTTCTTCGGTCTCGACGGGCTCGAATCGGATTTTGGAGCCCTAGGTGTTCCTTGGT GCAGATCGAAACATGGAAAAGAAGTCGAGTGGACCTCCAAGGATCTACTCAAGGCTCTAGAAGAGTTTGTACCGATATACGAAACACGGCCAATAAAGAACAATATGCATGGGATGGGTTTTGATCACAGCTTCGGGCTATGGTTCATGGCGCGTTGGCTAAAGCCTGCGCTGATGATCGAGAGTGGTGCTTTTAAGGGACACTCCACTTGGGTTATGCGTCAGGCTATGCCCGATACGCCGATTATCTCGCTCACGCCTAGACACCCCGAGAAGTACCTGAAGAAGGGACCTGCTTACGTGGATGGAAACTGCACGTACTTTGCGGGCAAAGATTTTGTTGATTTTGGGAGTGTTGAGTGGAAGAACGTGTTGAGGAAACATGGAGTGACGGATCTAAGCCGCGTTGTTGTCTTCTTCGATGATCATCAGAATGAACTCAAAAG GCTAAAGCAGGCACTGAAGGCGGGTTTCCAACATCTCATTTTCGAGGATAACTACGATACAGGAACAGGGGATCACTATTCTCTGCGACATATATGTGACCAGTCATATATTAAAG GAGGCGGCCACAGCTGTTTCAAAGACAGCGATGAAGCGAGGATAAGATCAAAGAGGAAGAGGTTCTGGGAAAAAGCAGTTGATACAGAGGAACTGTGCGGACTAGGTGAAACATGGTGGGGAGTGAGAGGAGAAATGAGAGATGACTTTAACCACACAAACACGCAAATCTCACACAATCAGCATTTCCAGAACAGCAGATACGTCGAATCGATTCTTGATGCCTATTGGGAGCTACCTCCGGTTGCAGGACCTTCGTTGACACATCAGTCACGGTACGACCCCGCTCGTTCGACTCCACCGATCGTAGCAGATGGGAAGCGCCGTTTGTTCCAACGACTCGGTTTAGGTCGGCTTGATAAGTCTGTGTTCAATGGCTATACTCAAATGGTTTACCTTCAGATATCAAAGCCCGGGTCATAG